A genomic region of Leptolyngbya sp. FACHB-261 contains the following coding sequences:
- the bchL gene encoding ferredoxin:protochlorophyllide reductase (ATP-dependent) iron-sulfur ATP-binding protein has protein sequence MKLAVYGKGGIGKSTTSCNISVALARRGKKVLQIGCDPKHDSTFTLTGYLIPTIIDTLAEKDYHYENVWPEDVIHPGYGGVDCVEAGGPPAGAGCGGYVVGETVKLLKELNAFDEYDVILFDVLGDVVCGGFAAPLNYADYCMIVTDNGFDALFAANRIAASVREKARTHPLRLAGLIGNRTSKRDLIDKYIETVPMPVLEILPLIEDIRVSRVKGKTLFEMAETDPSLSYVCDYYLNIADQILALPEGVVPNDTPDRELFSLLSDFYLNPVVPAKRSEDEELDLMMV, from the coding sequence GTGAAATTAGCGGTTTACGGCAAAGGCGGCATTGGCAAGTCCACCACGAGCTGTAACATCTCGGTGGCGCTGGCCCGTCGGGGTAAAAAGGTCCTTCAGATTGGCTGCGACCCCAAGCACGACAGCACGTTTACGCTAACGGGTTATTTGATCCCAACGATTATCGATACCCTGGCTGAAAAGGATTATCACTACGAAAACGTTTGGCCTGAGGATGTCATCCACCCAGGCTATGGCGGCGTGGACTGCGTGGAAGCCGGCGGACCCCCTGCCGGCGCTGGCTGCGGCGGCTACGTCGTGGGTGAAACGGTCAAGTTGCTCAAAGAACTCAACGCTTTTGACGAATACGACGTCATTCTGTTCGATGTGTTGGGTGACGTAGTTTGCGGTGGTTTCGCGGCTCCCCTCAACTACGCTGACTACTGCATGATCGTCACGGACAATGGCTTTGACGCTCTGTTTGCTGCCAACCGCATTGCTGCCTCAGTGCGAGAAAAGGCGCGGACCCACCCCCTACGGCTGGCGGGTCTGATTGGCAACCGCACTTCTAAGCGCGACTTGATCGACAAGTACATCGAAACCGTGCCCATGCCGGTGCTGGAAATCCTGCCCCTGATCGAGGACATCCGCGTTTCTCGCGTTAAGGGCAAGACTCTGTTTGAGATGGCAGAAACCGATCCGTCTCTCAGCTATGTCTGCGATTACTATCTGAATATTGCCGACCAAATCCTAGCGTTGCCAGAAGGCGTCGTTCCTAACGACACCCCAGATCGCGAGCTATTTTCACTGCTGTCAGACTTCTATCTAAATCCTGTCGTTCCTGCCAAGAGGTCAGAAGACGAAGAACTCGACCTGATGATGGTCTAG
- a CDS encoding PAS domain S-box protein: MSLKTCLGRLSTALNRTKQPATLFQVVVEELRQVLQVDRCLLWTLQAEGLVLHWEARSAEGLESWLGQTIARGDWPDAWQRLQQNQVLNGRNGRSAQSRAWVLPDVLAGQNFFGLPVFAQGELVGLLGFCHSEPLQYAPSQLTLLQQLAELTGVVFTQVRLSRQATEVTLKLQEDQYRLLFENNPCPTWVYDTETLAFLAINTAAVRHYGYSEAEFLSMTVLDIRPPEEVPALLSLLKDGRDGDRSTCDFRHRKKDGTLINVEVSSHAIVFADRPARVTSVKDVTKRKQAEKALQASEARQWALLNAIPDLMIRMTRDGTYLDFIPAKDFKTIMPSGGLIGKNIWEIMPPLIAQQRMQYVEQALATGSNQVYEYELDIDGCITCEEARIVVSGEDEVLVIVRDITERKQTEAALLRARGAEAANRELEQEIAERSRIEQALRESEAHYRAIVEDQTELICRSLQDGTLTFVNNAFCRYFNKQPQELIGQSFFSLIAEEDQKTPKRHLTAFSPTNPTAIYEHCVVLGDGSRRWQQWTERAIFDHQDQVVEIQSVGRDITEYKQAEEERRRSEERFRISVESLLDCFGIYSAIRDETGRIVDFCVEYVNAAACENNQMAKEQQLGKGLLELFPIHQEIGLFDAYCQVVDTGQPLVKDVLIYRDSSGSRRLAKAFDTNATKLGDGLALAWRDTTERRQIEERMRLLQSAVEQSCDAVLIIEAEPMQEPGPRILFANPAFTTMTGYTLEETLGRSPRFLQGPNTDPQEVARIRKALRTWQPITSELINYRKDGSEFWVELNIVPMADERGWYTHWLATQRDITERKRSEALARANRSLQQANANLKRLEKLKSEMVAAVSHEIRMPIATVCTAVAALAALAPELPPNARDMLDLSNSESRRLVRLVNDLLDFSKLDSGTYRWREEPVRLSAVLAQAMQSTCALYESRELQLFSSIPELDLEVWGDADRLVQVVINLLDNAAKFSAAHSSVCLELRQEGKQALISVRDQGPGIASEHREAIFELFSQVRQPNSERPQGIGLGLYLCRQIVHHHGGRIIVETQMGQGSTFHIQLPLLKATSLRRTGKLRAEALDVAL, translated from the coding sequence ATGAGCCTGAAGACCTGCCTAGGCCGCCTTAGCACAGCTCTCAACCGTACTAAACAACCCGCGACCCTTTTTCAGGTTGTTGTTGAAGAGTTGAGGCAAGTTCTACAGGTCGATCGATGTTTGCTCTGGACCTTGCAAGCCGAAGGCTTAGTTTTGCACTGGGAAGCCCGCTCAGCTGAGGGTTTAGAGTCCTGGCTTGGCCAAACAATTGCCAGGGGCGATTGGCCTGATGCTTGGCAACGGCTCCAGCAAAATCAGGTGTTGAATGGGCGCAACGGGCGCAGCGCTCAAAGCAGGGCGTGGGTACTGCCTGATGTACTTGCTGGACAAAATTTTTTTGGACTTCCTGTTTTCGCTCAAGGGGAGCTAGTCGGGCTATTAGGGTTTTGCCACAGCGAGCCGCTGCAATACGCCCCTAGCCAGCTCACTTTGTTACAGCAGTTGGCTGAACTGACTGGAGTTGTTTTCACCCAGGTTCGGTTAAGCCGTCAAGCAACTGAGGTAACCCTGAAGCTGCAGGAAGACCAGTACCGGCTGCTATTCGAAAACAACCCCTGCCCGACCTGGGTTTACGACACGGAAACCCTCGCTTTTCTGGCCATCAATACTGCTGCAGTTCGCCACTACGGTTACTCTGAGGCAGAATTTCTGTCCATGACCGTTCTGGATATTCGTCCGCCTGAGGAAGTCCCAGCTTTGCTGTCTTTATTGAAAGACGGTAGAGACGGGGACCGATCCACCTGTGATTTCCGACACCGGAAAAAAGACGGCACCCTGATCAATGTCGAAGTATCCTCTCATGCCATTGTCTTTGCAGACAGACCAGCAAGGGTGACTTCAGTTAAGGACGTCACCAAACGCAAGCAAGCAGAGAAAGCATTACAGGCCAGTGAGGCCAGACAATGGGCGCTTCTCAATGCCATTCCAGACCTGATGATCCGGATGACCCGAGATGGTACTTATCTGGACTTCATCCCTGCCAAAGATTTCAAAACGATTATGCCAAGCGGTGGCCTAATAGGCAAAAACATCTGGGAGATTATGCCACCGCTGATCGCCCAGCAACGGATGCAGTATGTAGAGCAGGCGCTGGCAACCGGCAGTAATCAGGTCTATGAATATGAATTGGATATAGATGGCTGTATCACCTGTGAAGAAGCCCGCATTGTCGTCAGCGGTGAAGATGAAGTGCTCGTGATCGTTCGTGACATCACTGAACGCAAACAGACTGAGGCAGCATTGCTGCGGGCTAGGGGAGCAGAAGCGGCTAATCGAGAGCTAGAGCAAGAGATTGCCGAGCGCAGCCGCATTGAGCAGGCACTTCGCGAGAGTGAGGCTCATTATCGCGCCATCGTTGAAGACCAGACCGAACTCATTTGTCGGTCCTTGCAGGATGGTACTCTCACGTTCGTCAATAATGCCTTTTGCCGTTACTTCAACAAGCAGCCTCAGGAACTGATTGGACAAAGCTTTTTCTCGCTGATTGCCGAAGAAGATCAAAAAACGCCCAAACGTCATTTGACTGCCTTCTCACCAACCAATCCAACTGCAATTTATGAGCATTGTGTCGTTTTAGGCGACGGCAGCAGGCGCTGGCAGCAGTGGACCGAGCGAGCCATTTTTGATCATCAAGACCAGGTCGTTGAGATTCAATCAGTCGGGCGCGATATTACTGAATATAAACAAGCAGAAGAGGAGCGCAGGCGCAGCGAAGAACGCTTCCGCATTTCTGTGGAGAGTCTACTCGACTGTTTTGGCATCTACTCGGCTATTCGGGATGAAACAGGTCGCATCGTTGATTTTTGCGTTGAATATGTCAATGCGGCGGCTTGCGAGAACAACCAGATGGCCAAGGAGCAACAACTCGGCAAAGGACTGCTCGAGTTGTTTCCGATTCACCAAGAAATCGGCCTCTTCGATGCCTACTGCCAGGTGGTAGATACAGGACAGCCACTGGTGAAAGATGTGCTGATTTATCGAGATTCCTCGGGCAGCCGTCGCCTTGCCAAAGCTTTTGATACGAACGCTACCAAATTGGGCGATGGGCTCGCCCTGGCTTGGCGTGACACAACCGAACGTAGACAAATCGAAGAAAGGATGCGTCTGCTGCAAAGTGCGGTTGAGCAAAGCTGTGATGCGGTCCTGATTATTGAAGCAGAGCCAATGCAGGAGCCAGGGCCTCGCATTCTGTTCGCCAACCCAGCCTTCACGACTATGACGGGTTACACCCTGGAGGAAACCCTAGGTAGAAGCCCCCGCTTTCTGCAAGGCCCTAATACCGACCCCCAGGAGGTCGCTCGCATCCGCAAGGCTCTGCGCACTTGGCAGCCGATCACTTCCGAGTTGATTAACTACCGCAAGGATGGCAGCGAGTTCTGGGTCGAGCTGAACATTGTGCCGATGGCCGACGAGCGGGGTTGGTACACCCACTGGTTAGCGACCCAGCGTGACATTACCGAGCGCAAACGATCAGAAGCATTGGCACGGGCCAATCGCTCTTTGCAGCAAGCCAACGCTAATCTCAAGCGCTTGGAAAAGCTCAAGTCCGAGATGGTTGCTGCAGTCAGCCACGAAATTCGCATGCCAATTGCGACGGTCTGTACCGCAGTTGCAGCACTGGCAGCGCTGGCACCAGAACTGCCACCCAATGCCCGTGACATGCTGGACCTCTCTAATAGCGAGTCCCGCCGTTTGGTTCGTCTGGTCAATGATCTGCTGGACTTCTCGAAGCTTGACTCTGGCACTTACCGCTGGCGCGAAGAACCGGTTCGCTTGAGCGCTGTCCTGGCTCAAGCCATGCAGTCCACCTGTGCTCTCTATGAGAGCCGAGAGCTGCAACTGTTCAGTTCTATTCCAGAGCTCGATTTGGAGGTTTGGGGCGATGCTGACCGGCTGGTTCAGGTCGTGATCAATCTGCTCGATAACGCAGCCAAGTTTAGTGCAGCCCACAGCTCGGTCTGTCTAGAACTCAGACAGGAGGGCAAGCAAGCTCTAATCTCGGTGCGTGACCAGGGACCTGGCATTGCCTCAGAGCATCGGGAAGCAATCTTCGAGCTGTTCAGCCAGGTCCGACAACCCAATAGCGAACGGCCTCAGGGCATTGGCTTGGGTTTGTATCTCTGCCGTCAGATCGTGCATCACCACGGAGGTCGGATCATTGTTGAGACTCAAATGGGCCAGGGCAGCACTTTTCACATCCAGCTCCCTCTGCTGAAGGCCACGTCTCTGCGACGGACAGGTAAACTGAGAGCAGAAGCCCTTGATGTAGCCCTATGA
- a CDS encoding DUF5331 domain-containing protein — translation MNAEKLCQDVKAKWLAYYQDNRSWITKLQIWSTYDGQRRPSSGFILAVVGSLEPHLAQSLPIVVQFSNNPDRIVSALGLNFNPDVELQRLAKVRQNGTRTGEARLLPSLGAEGSRVEGQTLKELPAGDRDAVPHSASPRADEACRGVTRGSA, via the coding sequence GTGAACGCAGAGAAGCTCTGTCAGGATGTAAAAGCCAAATGGTTGGCTTACTACCAAGACAACCGTAGCTGGATCACCAAGCTACAAATCTGGTCAACTTATGACGGCCAACGGCGCCCCTCCTCAGGGTTCATTCTTGCAGTCGTTGGATCACTAGAGCCCCACTTAGCACAATCGCTGCCAATTGTGGTCCAGTTCAGCAACAACCCTGACCGAATTGTGTCGGCCCTTGGCCTCAACTTTAATCCTGACGTTGAGCTTCAACGATTAGCGAAGGTTCGGCAGAACGGAACGAGAACAGGAGAAGCAAGGCTATTGCCCAGCCTTGGAGCAGAAGGTAGCCGAGTTGAAGGCCAAACTCTTAAGGAGTTACCCGCCGGTGACCGAGACGCGGTTCCCCACAGTGCCAGTCCTCGAGCAGATGAAGCCTGCCGAGGGGTAACTCGAGGCTCTGCTTAG
- a CDS encoding response regulator transcription factor, translating into MKQILVVDDDPPFVAALAALLQARGYRVQTARNGLEALDILTAPQAQIPDVVVADVAMPWCDGLELCRRVRYHPEFEFLPFIFLSARTQPQDRVAGLRIGADDYLIKPFDPEELIVRVENLLERVRRMHSEIVRAVSRQPSEPEASTASAEPLLTTLPKDSPIASLTATEREVFQWVARGLTNREVADQMHLSVRTVQGHVANIRAKLHLPRREAIVQFAYQHRLM; encoded by the coding sequence ATGAAGCAAATCCTTGTTGTTGACGATGACCCTCCTTTTGTTGCAGCTTTGGCAGCCTTACTTCAAGCTAGAGGCTACCGAGTGCAAACAGCTCGCAATGGGCTAGAGGCTCTAGATATCCTGACTGCTCCACAAGCTCAAATCCCAGATGTTGTGGTAGCAGATGTTGCTATGCCCTGGTGCGACGGCTTAGAGCTTTGCCGTCGGGTACGCTACCACCCCGAATTCGAGTTTCTCCCCTTTATTTTCCTCTCAGCTCGCACCCAGCCCCAAGATCGAGTCGCAGGTCTGCGGATTGGTGCCGATGATTACCTGATCAAGCCGTTTGACCCAGAAGAGTTAATTGTTCGAGTCGAAAACTTGCTGGAGCGGGTGCGACGCATGCACTCAGAGATTGTTCGAGCGGTTAGTCGGCAACCCTCAGAACCGGAAGCAAGCACTGCGAGTGCAGAACCACTTCTGACTACCCTGCCGAAGGATTCACCGATTGCCAGTCTGACTGCAACTGAGCGAGAGGTGTTTCAGTGGGTTGCTCGGGGTTTGACCAACCGCGAGGTCGCTGATCAAATGCATCTATCAGTGCGCACGGTGCAGGGGCATGTGGCAAATATCCGCGCCAAACTGCATCTACCGCGTCGTGAAGCGATTGTGCAATTTGCCTATCAGCACCGTCTGATGTGA
- a CDS encoding NifU family protein, with product MSQTLELSPVNVEQVLDTLRPYLMADGGNVELVEIEGPIVKLRLQGACGSCPSSTYTLKMGIERKLRESIPEIAEVEQVM from the coding sequence ATGAGTCAAACACTAGAACTGAGTCCTGTTAACGTCGAGCAGGTTTTGGACACCCTGCGCCCATACCTGATGGCCGATGGTGGCAATGTTGAACTGGTCGAAATTGAAGGTCCCATCGTCAAGTTACGCCTTCAGGGAGCTTGCGGCTCTTGCCCCAGCTCTACCTACACCCTCAAGATGGGCATTGAGCGCAAGTTGCGCGAGTCAATTCCTGAAATTGCTGAAGTCGAACAGGTAATGTGA
- a CDS encoding GAF domain-containing sensor histidine kinase, with product MMRLKPEAASWTSPADAVQALIERKQIEQQLKLQAQRQSLMYHIVRRIRASLNVQETLDTAVGELQRSMSSDRVLVYQFLPDGSGLCVAEAVVSSFKALRGLHLGAEHIPEHYRQLYAQGRISITPSVDAALLSECHILFLRTLSVQAKLIVPILQQDHLWGLLIFHQCTGSRIWLEEEVEFAQVIADQLAVALRQAELYEQGCERQRYLESQVAEHTQQLRQQNEELHEASLLKDAFISTVSHELRTPLASIDLAVRMLKVTLEPLLSDQLATSSKIRAYLDILEQQCHQEIELVNDLLDIQRLESEMQILEQEPVDLQQLILSRAELWRPGLEQKSLELTLHFEPPLLLIQGDRMSLTRILSELLNNAYKYTPANGWIRIQVIQERLATRVQFINVVLELEPMR from the coding sequence ATGATGAGACTGAAGCCCGAGGCGGCCAGCTGGACCAGTCCAGCTGACGCCGTTCAAGCCTTGATAGAGCGCAAGCAAATTGAGCAGCAGCTCAAGCTTCAAGCTCAGCGGCAAAGTCTGATGTACCACATTGTTCGTCGCATCCGTGCCAGCCTAAATGTGCAGGAAACCCTGGATACCGCTGTGGGTGAGCTGCAGCGCTCAATGAGTAGTGACCGGGTTTTGGTGTATCAGTTTTTACCGGACGGCAGTGGGCTGTGTGTAGCTGAGGCTGTGGTGTCGTCATTCAAGGCGCTGCGCGGGCTGCATCTTGGAGCAGAGCATATCCCTGAGCACTACCGGCAACTCTATGCTCAGGGGCGGATCAGCATAACTCCCTCCGTTGATGCAGCTCTGTTGAGTGAGTGCCATATTCTGTTTTTGCGGACGCTCTCCGTCCAAGCGAAGCTGATCGTGCCGATCCTGCAACAAGACCATCTGTGGGGATTGCTGATCTTTCATCAGTGTACGGGCTCCCGTATTTGGCTTGAGGAGGAGGTGGAGTTCGCTCAAGTTATTGCTGACCAACTAGCGGTTGCGCTGCGGCAGGCTGAACTCTATGAACAGGGCTGTGAGCGCCAAAGATATCTGGAGAGCCAAGTTGCAGAACATACCCAACAGCTGCGGCAGCAAAATGAAGAACTGCATGAGGCTAGTTTACTCAAAGACGCCTTTATCAGTACGGTCAGCCACGAATTGCGGACTCCTCTAGCCAGCATTGACTTAGCAGTCCGAATGCTGAAAGTCACACTTGAACCGCTGCTATCAGATCAGCTTGCCACCAGTTCTAAAATCAGAGCTTATCTCGATATTTTGGAGCAGCAATGTCACCAGGAAATTGAACTGGTCAACGATTTGCTAGACATTCAACGACTAGAGTCTGAGATGCAGATTCTTGAGCAAGAACCTGTTGACCTACAGCAACTGATCCTGTCACGGGCAGAGCTTTGGCGGCCAGGTTTGGAGCAGAAGAGCCTTGAGCTAACCCTTCACTTTGAGCCCCCGCTGTTACTGATTCAGGGGGATCGTATGAGTCTGACACGAATCCTCAGCGAGTTGCTCAATAACGCCTATAAATACACGCCGGCTAACGGCTGGATTCGTATTCAAGTGATACAGGAGCGATTAGCAACCCGGGTACAGTTTATCAATGTGGTCCTGGAATTGGAGCCCATGAGATAG
- a CDS encoding ATP-binding protein, whose protein sequence is MDSYSSDTGAISNPGTVYQCGPGIGAHEIDAIFDKFYRSKQAVHQGIQGTGLGLALVQQLLNLMGGQITASSNDGETHFEIWLPNEGLKQ, encoded by the coding sequence CTGGATTCGTATTCAAGTGATACAGGAGCGATTAGCAACCCGGGTACAGTTTATCAATGTGGTCCTGGAATTGGAGCCCATGAGATAGACGCAATTTTCGATAAGTTCTACCGTTCCAAGCAGGCAGTCCACCAAGGAATTCAGGGCACTGGCCTGGGGCTAGCTCTGGTTCAACAACTGCTAAACCTGATGGGCGGTCAGATTACAGCCAGCAGCAACGATGGCGAGACTCACTTCGAAATTTGGCTACCTAATGAGGGACTCAAGCAGTAG
- a CDS encoding ferredoxin:protochlorophyllide reductase (ATP-dependent) subunit N → MTLAQEPQALNFECETGNYHTFCPISCVAWLYQKIEDSFFLVIGTKTCGYFLQNAMGVMIFAEPRYAMAELEEGDISAQLNDYEELKRLCLQIKRDRNPSVIVWIGTCTTEIIKMDLEGLAPKLEAELSIPIVVARANGLDYAFTQGEDTVLAAMAMRCPSQSPMVDAEKKERNPIGALLNFGRKKEDVAADEADYVKHPPLVLFGSLPDPVVTQLTLELKKQGIKVSGWLPAKRFTELPVVEEGYYVAGVNPFLSRTAAALMRRRKCKLIGAPFPIGPDGTRAWVEKICSVMGVTPKGLDEREAQIWQSMEDYLKLIRGKSVFFMGDNLLEVSLARFLVRCGMRVHEIGIPYMDKRYQAAELALLEKTCQEMGVPLPTIVEKPDNYNQIQRINNLKPDLVITGMAHANPLEARGINTKWSVEFTFAQIHGFTNARDILELVTRPLRRNNSLKDLGWDKLVREEAAKV, encoded by the coding sequence ATGACCCTTGCTCAAGAGCCGCAGGCACTGAACTTTGAGTGCGAAACCGGTAACTACCACACCTTCTGTCCGATTAGCTGCGTCGCCTGGCTCTACCAAAAAATTGAAGATAGCTTTTTCCTAGTCATTGGCACCAAGACCTGTGGCTACTTCCTACAAAATGCGATGGGCGTGATGATCTTCGCCGAGCCTCGCTACGCGATGGCGGAACTGGAAGAAGGCGATATTTCAGCACAGCTCAATGACTACGAAGAACTCAAGCGCCTGTGCTTGCAAATTAAACGGGACCGTAATCCCAGCGTGATCGTCTGGATCGGCACCTGCACAACTGAAATCATCAAGATGGACTTGGAGGGCTTAGCCCCCAAACTAGAAGCTGAGCTCAGTATCCCCATCGTTGTCGCGCGGGCTAATGGCCTAGACTATGCCTTCACTCAGGGTGAAGACACGGTTCTGGCAGCGATGGCTATGCGCTGTCCCAGCCAGTCGCCAATGGTAGACGCCGAGAAAAAAGAACGTAACCCGATTGGTGCGCTTCTCAACTTTGGCCGCAAAAAAGAAGACGTGGCTGCCGATGAAGCCGACTACGTTAAGCACCCACCCCTAGTGCTGTTTGGTTCCTTACCCGATCCTGTTGTCACTCAGCTCACGCTGGAGCTCAAGAAGCAGGGCATTAAAGTGTCTGGCTGGTTGCCTGCTAAGCGGTTCACGGAATTGCCTGTGGTTGAAGAGGGCTATTACGTAGCTGGGGTGAACCCCTTCCTCAGCCGCACGGCTGCGGCCCTGATGCGTCGCCGAAAGTGCAAGCTGATCGGTGCCCCATTCCCAATTGGGCCCGATGGCACCCGAGCCTGGGTTGAAAAGATTTGCTCGGTAATGGGCGTGACACCTAAGGGCCTAGACGAGCGTGAAGCCCAGATTTGGCAATCGATGGAAGACTACCTTAAGCTGATTCGGGGCAAGTCAGTCTTCTTTATGGGAGACAACCTGCTTGAGGTCTCGCTGGCTCGTTTCTTAGTCCGCTGCGGTATGCGCGTCCATGAAATCGGCATTCCCTATATGGACAAGCGTTACCAAGCGGCTGAACTGGCTCTGTTGGAGAAGACCTGTCAGGAAATGGGAGTTCCCCTGCCCACGATTGTGGAGAAGCCTGACAACTACAACCAGATTCAGCGGATTAATAACCTGAAGCCGGATCTGGTGATTACTGGCATGGCCCATGCTAACCCCTTGGAAGCGCGGGGCATCAACACTAAGTGGTCTGTGGAATTCACCTTTGCTCAAATTCACGGTTTCACCAACGCCCGTGACATTTTGGAATTGGTGACTCGCCCACTGCGTCGCAATAACAGCCTCAAAGATTTGGGTTGGGACAAGCTAGTCCGCGAGGAAGCAGCCAAGGTCTAA
- a CDS encoding folate/biopterin family MFS transporter, translated as MLVFPSSPAKFKSFLTQKVFLGHEPTPELVAILLVYFVQGVLGLARLAVSFFLKDELGLGPAQVSALMGIAALPWVIKPVFGFLSDGLPVLGYRRRPYLVLSGVLGALAWLCLATVVHTAWAATLVIGLSSFSIAMADVIVDSLVVERARIESSREAGALQSLCWGASAVGGILTAYFSGSLLQHFSTHTVFAITAAFPLIVSAVAGLISESRVTEAPSWAAAFTQVKQLRQAMTQKAIWLPTAFVFLWLATPTADSAFFFFTTNDLGFQPEFLGRVRLVTSVASLTGVWIFQRFLRPVPVRVIFFWSTLLSAVLGMTMLLLVTHTNRMLGIDDHWFSIGDSLVLTVMGQVAYMPVMVLAARLCPPGIEATLFALLMSVTNLAGLLSYESGALLMNWLGISESNFDRLWLLVVITNLSTLLPLPFLTWLPKDEAQSQAEVPALAAAAEAGLPPAAHLEQSSLGDLMLEPLFPEAPEPTVERRSGSGKA; from the coding sequence ATGCTCGTTTTCCCTTCCAGTCCCGCTAAGTTCAAATCGTTCCTGACTCAAAAAGTTTTCTTGGGTCATGAACCCACACCTGAACTGGTTGCCATTCTGCTGGTCTACTTTGTACAGGGTGTTCTGGGCTTGGCTCGTCTGGCCGTTAGCTTCTTTCTCAAAGATGAACTGGGCTTAGGTCCAGCTCAGGTTTCTGCCCTAATGGGAATCGCTGCTCTGCCCTGGGTGATCAAGCCAGTATTCGGCTTTCTTTCCGATGGCTTGCCAGTGCTGGGCTATCGGCGGCGTCCCTATCTGGTGTTATCCGGTGTGCTGGGAGCCCTGGCTTGGCTATGCCTAGCAACCGTCGTGCACACTGCTTGGGCAGCAACACTGGTCATTGGTCTCAGTTCGTTTTCGATCGCTATGGCCGATGTGATCGTGGACTCACTGGTAGTAGAACGAGCTCGGATTGAGTCGAGCCGAGAGGCAGGCGCACTTCAGTCCTTGTGCTGGGGCGCTTCCGCCGTGGGTGGAATTCTCACGGCTTACTTCAGTGGCTCGCTGTTGCAGCACTTCAGCACCCATACCGTGTTTGCGATTACGGCGGCGTTTCCGCTGATTGTCTCAGCAGTGGCTGGCTTGATTTCCGAATCACGAGTCACAGAGGCGCCTAGCTGGGCAGCAGCCTTTACTCAGGTGAAGCAGTTGCGTCAGGCCATGACCCAGAAAGCGATTTGGCTACCGACAGCCTTCGTATTTCTGTGGCTAGCAACGCCAACTGCTGATTCAGCGTTTTTCTTTTTCACAACCAACGACTTGGGATTCCAGCCCGAGTTTCTGGGGCGGGTGCGCTTGGTTACCAGCGTGGCTTCCCTGACCGGAGTTTGGATCTTTCAGCGATTCCTAAGACCTGTACCGGTTCGGGTGATCTTTTTCTGGTCAACGCTGCTGTCTGCGGTTCTGGGCATGACCATGCTTCTGCTGGTCACCCATACCAACCGAATGTTGGGCATCGACGATCATTGGTTCAGCATCGGCGACAGCTTGGTTCTGACCGTCATGGGACAGGTCGCTTACATGCCGGTCATGGTTCTAGCCGCTCGGCTGTGCCCACCGGGCATTGAGGCAACACTCTTCGCGCTGCTGATGTCGGTGACCAATTTGGCAGGACTGCTCTCCTACGAGTCCGGTGCCCTACTGATGAACTGGTTAGGGATCAGTGAGAGCAACTTTGATCGGCTCTGGCTGCTGGTTGTGATTACCAATCTCAGCACGTTGTTGCCCTTACCCTTTCTGACTTGGTTACCCAAGGATGAAGCTCAAAGCCAAGCCGAGGTTCCAGCTCTAGCCGCAGCAGCAGAAGCTGGACTGCCACCAGCGGCTCACTTGGAGCAGAGCAGTTTGGGCGATCTCATGCTGGAGCCTTTATTCCCCGAAGCACCAGAGCCAACAGTCGAGCGTCGATCGGGTTCTGGCAAAGCCTAG